In one Parabacteroides sp. FAFU027 genomic region, the following are encoded:
- a CDS encoding sugar phosphate isomerase/epimerase family protein, producing MKNTNTSFWQAALLMLVCSLFLFPENAFSVKKQRYKVSVCDWMILKRQKLGEFKLASEIGADGVTVDMGGLGTRENFDNKLVEDSMRVIFRKEAAKYKVEMSTIAMSAFYGQSFAKRPDAVRLVGTAIETMKLMKVKEGFLPIENPNLVTSPEFTSTVIARLKEVAKMAEKAKVVIGIQSQISASEMVKILDAVGSRSIKATVNFANIISGNRDICSELKVFGKNRIAQIHVSNTDSVWIQNDSKLDMSKVKATLDKMGWSGWLVVERSRDVKDVHNVKKNYGANAVYLKSVFQGK from the coding sequence ATGAAAAACACGAATACTTCCTTTTGGCAGGCTGCATTATTGATGTTGGTTTGCTCGCTTTTCTTATTTCCCGAAAATGCTTTTTCTGTAAAAAAACAACGCTATAAAGTGTCCGTATGTGACTGGATGATTCTCAAACGTCAGAAGCTGGGCGAATTTAAGCTCGCGTCAGAAATCGGAGCAGACGGAGTGACTGTCGACATGGGTGGACTGGGTACGCGTGAAAACTTTGACAATAAACTGGTTGAAGACTCCATGCGGGTTATATTCCGAAAAGAGGCTGCAAAATATAAAGTGGAGATGTCCACTATCGCGATGTCAGCCTTTTATGGTCAGTCATTTGCCAAACGTCCCGATGCAGTCCGTCTGGTGGGAACAGCCATCGAAACTATGAAGCTGATGAAGGTGAAAGAAGGCTTTCTTCCGATTGAAAATCCCAATCTGGTAACTTCACCGGAGTTTACATCTACCGTTATTGCGCGTCTGAAAGAGGTGGCAAAAATGGCTGAAAAAGCGAAGGTGGTGATTGGTATTCAATCGCAGATTTCTGCATCTGAAATGGTGAAAATACTAGATGCAGTGGGCTCCAGGTCAATCAAAGCTACCGTGAACTTTGCCAATATCATCAGCGGAAACCGGGATATCTGCTCTGAACTTAAAGTATTTGGAAAAAATCGCATTGCCCAGATTCATGTCTCGAATACCGACAGTGTCTGGATTCAAAACGATTCAAAGCTAGATATGTCCAAAGTTAAGGCTACATTGGATAAAATGGGCTGGAGCGGCTGGTTGGTCGTGGAGCGTTCGCGTGATGTGAAAGATGTGCACAACGTGAAGAAAAACTATGGGGCAAATGCCGTCTATCTGAAATCGGTGTTTCAGGGTAAATAA
- a CDS encoding two-component regulator propeller domain-containing protein has protein sequence MKKHTLLLSDIRRKLLTLLLLGGLFSANAVAADKYSVERFGTNEGLSQNAVMYINQDKKGYLWIATWDGLNKFDGSRFSVYKSNATSRSSLLNNRINSFSIAKNGYLWVSTYDNRIYRFNPNTEIFQDIPHSLPEYKNLNIKFKGRPVEASNGDIWLISQNQGCFRVITDPGTKAAVVQHFSVTNSEYRLSNDNVQFVSEDNQKNIWIGTDNGLNRITVSSDARLAAKITPYLQARKNDDDSYNGSRRFNSLNDSGRYLWFSSDNGIYQYDKTTRSFTGYLMGHSVILTKQYKNKLYVLDNREGLLEFDVLLHTVKPLANRAALASEPLIYIDKQGLVWFTLQAAGVGYYNSNTGSSSTFINADPKSTIIRSGGQFMFENHKGELWCVFSYGEFCRYNRQTNQMVYFNNEATTSRLFSDVICSAFFDKNDDLWLGTYRKGIYKYSFHTLPFRFIQPSASALSNDIRAIYQDRMGHIWTGTRDGKLNVFDRNNQLIRTYTAGDGSLYSGPPYAILVDRKGNVWIGTKGNGLFKGVITDPKTMQITFTHYPYSPDNKNSISGHTIYSILEDRKGRIWIGAYGGGINLVYESKDGIRFLNAGNGLDNYPIFDCDKIRNLAEDGAGNIWVATTNGVVIMKEKRPQDFSYTYLSHDPQDPESLPGNNVTDIFRDHQNRMWLATFGGGLACMERAFQPGEKPRFKVISARNLLNNDIILNITEDKAHKLWFTSENILTQYDPQSGKIQNYGDADGLNDVNFSEAEAIQRFDGNLLFPTFNGILVVDPKRILMQKGNFYLDFVEFRSYNEIIPIQRREEDADLEYDKVKLKYDQSSFTIEFAGVGYHSPSKLQYAYRLKGLDKEWTFAKNERRATYTNIPPGKYYFQVKCSATGDFEHAEVKELLVVVRPPFWATWWAYLFYLVLLGALAYIGYRLMIFITRIKNKIKVEQAVSDLKLKVFTNISHELRTPLSLIMGTLENLLSHGSLDNKSKEQLVLAEKNSRRMLRHINQILDFQKTESRKMRLRISQVEIVEFMQSIYNHFKQSADDKKIHYHFKTDTPELDMWMDPYRIDIVIFNLLSNAFKFTPEGRSITVEVVTKADREGWMAIKIQDNGVGISDDKLRNLFERFGQSASATKELFRGAGIGLSLCKELIELHGGEIEVDSHENQGALFIVWLQVGKEHFKPEDVDFETESKSVRDYLPYYQSLEAEKITETQQAAKLSGNAPKIVIAEDDPDLREFLRINLDSMYQVYTSTNGEEALKLVKDVLPDIVLTDLMMPVMDGLQLTSAIKQDFSTSHIPVVLLTAKTELESSVESYRAGADAFVVKPFSVDYLLVRIQNLLEQRRKLFERFDQKPEAASDQKKVMDLSPSPVTITDKDEKFLRDVIKIVEDNMMESDFDIDKIASSTTLGRTTFYNKLKGLTGMSPVEFVRDIRVKRALQYLESGQYSVSEAAYQAGFNNPHYFSQCFKKKYGYSPSEFLKQRSSDNEKGDE, from the coding sequence ATGAAGAAACACACATTATTGTTGTCTGATATCCGGAGAAAACTACTCACCTTATTGCTATTGGGAGGTCTGTTTTCTGCAAATGCCGTTGCGGCCGACAAGTATTCGGTCGAAAGATTTGGCACAAACGAAGGCCTTTCACAGAATGCGGTCATGTACATCAACCAGGACAAGAAAGGTTATCTCTGGATTGCTACCTGGGACGGATTGAATAAGTTTGACGGCAGCCGTTTCTCCGTTTACAAGTCGAATGCCACGAGCCGTTCCTCGTTGCTCAATAACCGCATCAACTCATTCTCCATTGCAAAGAACGGTTATTTGTGGGTATCTACCTATGATAACCGCATCTATCGGTTCAATCCCAATACGGAAATCTTCCAGGATATTCCGCACAGCCTGCCGGAATACAAGAATCTTAATATCAAATTTAAAGGACGACCGGTTGAAGCCTCTAATGGAGATATCTGGCTAATCAGCCAGAATCAGGGTTGTTTTCGGGTAATTACAGACCCCGGCACCAAAGCAGCGGTGGTTCAGCATTTTTCTGTGACCAATAGCGAATACCGTCTTTCCAATGACAATGTACAGTTTGTCTCAGAAGATAATCAGAAAAATATCTGGATTGGTACAGACAACGGACTGAATCGCATAACGGTTAGTTCCGATGCCCGCCTGGCCGCTAAGATAACCCCTTATCTACAGGCACGGAAAAATGATGACGATTCATATAACGGAAGCCGTCGGTTTAATTCGTTGAACGATTCGGGACGCTATCTCTGGTTTAGCTCTGATAATGGCATTTACCAGTATGATAAAACAACCCGCTCGTTTACCGGTTATCTGATGGGCCACTCTGTCATCCTGACGAAACAGTACAAAAACAAACTTTACGTACTTGATAACCGGGAAGGGTTGCTCGAATTTGACGTACTACTGCATACGGTGAAACCATTGGCGAATCGTGCGGCACTGGCTTCAGAGCCGTTGATTTATATTGATAAACAAGGGCTGGTGTGGTTCACGTTGCAGGCTGCCGGGGTAGGATACTACAATTCCAATACCGGAAGTTCATCTACCTTTATTAATGCAGACCCGAAAAGTACGATCATCCGAAGTGGCGGACAGTTTATGTTTGAAAACCATAAAGGAGAATTGTGGTGCGTGTTTAGCTATGGTGAGTTTTGCCGTTACAACCGCCAGACCAACCAGATGGTCTATTTTAACAACGAGGCCACTACTTCACGGTTATTTTCTGATGTGATTTGCAGTGCATTCTTTGATAAAAATGATGACCTGTGGCTGGGAACTTACCGCAAAGGAATTTATAAATATAGTTTCCATACATTGCCATTCCGTTTTATTCAACCTTCGGCATCAGCTTTAAGCAATGATATCCGTGCCATTTATCAGGATCGGATGGGGCACATCTGGACCGGAACCCGGGATGGTAAGTTAAATGTATTTGACCGTAACAATCAATTGATTCGTACCTATACAGCCGGAGATGGCTCCCTGTATAGCGGACCTCCTTATGCTATTCTGGTGGATCGTAAAGGAAATGTCTGGATTGGAACTAAAGGAAATGGGTTGTTTAAAGGAGTCATTACCGATCCCAAAACGATGCAGATCACATTTACCCATTATCCTTATAGTCCTGACAACAAGAATTCAATTTCGGGGCATACGATTTATTCCATTCTGGAAGACCGGAAAGGTCGTATCTGGATAGGTGCCTACGGCGGTGGAATCAATCTTGTATATGAAAGTAAAGATGGCATTCGTTTTCTGAATGCAGGGAACGGACTTGATAATTATCCGATCTTTGATTGTGATAAAATCCGTAATCTGGCAGAGGATGGAGCCGGTAATATATGGGTGGCAACGACCAACGGGGTGGTTATCATGAAGGAAAAAAGACCGCAGGACTTCAGCTACACCTATCTTTCACACGATCCTCAGGATCCTGAATCATTGCCCGGAAATAACGTTACAGATATTTTCCGCGATCATCAGAACCGAATGTGGCTGGCTACCTTTGGCGGCGGACTTGCCTGCATGGAAAGAGCATTTCAGCCGGGTGAGAAGCCGAGGTTTAAAGTAATCAGTGCGCGGAATCTGCTGAACAATGATATCATCCTGAATATCACCGAAGATAAGGCGCATAAACTGTGGTTTACCTCTGAAAATATCCTGACGCAATACGATCCTCAAAGCGGAAAAATTCAGAATTATGGAGACGCTGACGGGCTGAACGATGTCAACTTCTCTGAAGCAGAAGCTATACAACGATTTGATGGCAACCTATTGTTCCCTACTTTCAATGGCATACTGGTGGTTGATCCCAAACGTATACTCATGCAGAAGGGGAATTTCTACCTGGACTTTGTTGAATTCCGTTCCTATAACGAAATAATCCCGATACAACGTCGGGAGGAAGATGCAGATCTGGAGTATGATAAGGTGAAACTAAAATATGACCAATCGTCGTTTACCATCGAATTTGCAGGAGTCGGTTATCACAGCCCCTCCAAGTTACAGTATGCATATCGCCTGAAAGGACTGGATAAGGAGTGGACATTTGCCAAAAATGAACGACGTGCCACTTACACCAACATTCCTCCGGGTAAATATTATTTCCAGGTAAAATGTAGTGCAACAGGCGATTTTGAACATGCAGAGGTGAAGGAATTGCTCGTTGTAGTTCGACCTCCTTTCTGGGCAACCTGGTGGGCATACCTGTTTTATCTGGTTCTATTGGGCGCTTTGGCTTATATCGGGTATCGCCTGATGATTTTCATTACCCGTATTAAAAATAAGATCAAGGTTGAGCAGGCTGTTTCAGATCTGAAGCTCAAGGTGTTTACCAATATTTCCCATGAACTGCGCACCCCGCTTTCGTTAATTATGGGAACGCTGGAGAACCTGCTTTCCCACGGTTCATTGGATAATAAATCGAAGGAACAGCTGGTATTGGCAGAGAAAAATAGCCGCCGTATGTTGCGTCACATCAACCAAATCCTTGACTTCCAGAAGACAGAGTCACGCAAGATGCGTCTGCGCATTTCCCAGGTTGAGATTGTAGAGTTTATGCAAAGCATTTACAATCACTTCAAGCAATCGGCAGATGATAAGAAAATTCATTATCACTTTAAAACCGATACCCCGGAACTGGATATGTGGATGGACCCGTATCGCATTGATATAGTTATTTTTAATTTGTTGTCAAATGCCTTCAAATTTACCCCGGAAGGACGTTCCATTACTGTTGAGGTAGTAACCAAAGCAGATAGAGAGGGCTGGATGGCGATTAAGATTCAAGATAATGGGGTAGGTATCTCCGATGATAAATTGCGTAACCTGTTTGAACGATTCGGACAAAGTGCATCGGCAACCAAAGAGCTGTTCCGTGGAGCGGGTATCGGTCTTTCATTGTGTAAAGAGTTGATTGAGTTGCACGGTGGCGAGATTGAGGTAGATAGCCACGAGAATCAGGGAGCATTGTTTATCGTCTGGCTTCAGGTTGGCAAAGAGCATTTCAAACCGGAAGACGTTGATTTTGAAACCGAATCGAAGAGTGTTCGCGATTATTTACCATACTATCAGTCGCTTGAAGCCGAAAAAATTACGGAAACCCAACAGGCAGCCAAGCTGTCAGGCAATGCACCGAAGATTGTGATTGCAGAAGATGATCCTGATTTGCGGGAATTCCTTCGTATCAATCTCGACTCCATGTATCAGGTCTATACTTCGACCAATGGTGAAGAGGCATTGAAACTGGTGAAGGATGTGTTGCCGGATATCGTGCTTACCGACCTGATGATGCCGGTGATGGATGGTCTGCAACTGACCAGTGCGATTAAGCAGGATTTCAGTACCAGTCACATTCCTGTCGTGTTACTGACTGCCAAGACGGAACTCGAAAGCTCCGTGGAGAGCTACCGTGCCGGCGCTGATGCCTTCGTGGTGAAACCATTTAGCGTTGATTACCTGTTGGTGCGTATTCAGAATCTGCTTGAGCAACGCCGCAAGCTTTTTGAACGTTTCGACCAGAAACCGGAAGCTGCTTCAGACCAGAAGAAGGTGATGGACCTGTCTCCAAGCCCGGTTACGATTACCGATAAGGATGAGAAATTCCTGCGCGATGTGATCAAGATCGTGGAAGACAATATGATGGAGTCAGACTTTGATATTGATAAAATTGCCTCGTCCACCACTTTGGGACGAACGACTTTTTACAATAAGCTGAAAGGCCTGACCGGTATGTCACCGGTAGAGTTTGTGCGTGATATCCGGGTGAAACGGGCGCTTCAATATCTGGAAAGCGGACAATATTCCGTCTCCGAAGCAGCTTATCAGGCCGGATTTAACAACCCGCACTACTTTAGCCAGTGCTTTAAAAAGAAATATGGCTATTCACCTTCGGAGTTCCTCAAACAACGATCGAGTGATAATGAGAAAGGCGATGAATAA
- a CDS encoding dihydrodipicolinate synthase family protein, whose translation MSNSTLPRPLKGIIPPLVTPLLDSDTLDKEGFERLINHVIAGGVHGLFILGTTGEAQSLSYRLRHEVIEETCRIVDGRVPVLVGITDTSIVESVNLAKKAADCGAAAVVSAPPYYYATAQPELTDFYKHLTEQLPLPLFLYNMPVHTKVSFSPATIRTLAQNPKIVGFKDSSGSGSYFQAVCQEMRDMPEFSLLVGPEEMTAESVLLGAHGGVNGGANMFPSLYVELYNASVAGDLEKVRELQQKVLAISRAVYNVGQYGSSYLKGVKCVLGLLGICSDKLAEPFQHFLPREREIVRKAVEALNLGVTLKE comes from the coding sequence ATGTCAAATTCAACCTTACCACGCCCTTTGAAAGGGATTATACCTCCGTTGGTAACCCCGTTGCTCGATAGCGACACATTGGATAAAGAGGGCTTCGAACGCCTGATTAATCACGTGATTGCCGGAGGCGTTCATGGTCTGTTTATTCTGGGTACTACCGGTGAAGCGCAAAGCCTGAGCTACCGTCTTCGCCACGAAGTTATCGAAGAGACCTGCCGTATCGTCGATGGTCGCGTACCGGTTTTGGTCGGTATCACCGATACTTCAATTGTTGAAAGCGTTAACCTGGCTAAAAAAGCGGCTGATTGTGGTGCTGCAGCAGTGGTTTCTGCTCCACCGTATTACTATGCAACTGCTCAGCCTGAGTTGACTGATTTCTACAAACACCTGACCGAACAATTGCCTTTGCCGTTGTTCCTGTACAACATGCCGGTACACACTAAAGTAAGTTTTAGTCCGGCTACTATCCGCACTTTGGCTCAGAATCCTAAAATCGTAGGTTTCAAAGACAGTTCGGGTAGCGGTTCCTATTTCCAGGCGGTATGTCAGGAGATGCGTGATATGCCGGAGTTTTCTTTACTTGTTGGACCGGAGGAAATGACTGCCGAATCAGTATTGCTGGGTGCTCACGGTGGTGTAAACGGTGGTGCAAATATGTTCCCGTCACTTTATGTGGAGCTGTACAACGCTTCTGTAGCTGGTGATTTGGAAAAAGTGCGTGAATTGCAGCAGAAAGTATTGGCTATCAGCCGTGCTGTTTACAATGTGGGTCAATATGGCTCAAGCTACCTGAAAGGGGTGAAATGTGTACTCGGACTGTTGGGTATTTGCAGCGATAAACTGGCTGAACCATTCCAACACTTCCTTCCCCGCGAACGCGAAATTGTTCGCAAGGCTGTTGAGGCATTGAATCTTGGCGTTACGCTGAAAGAGTAA